The Ischnura elegans chromosome 1, ioIscEleg1.1, whole genome shotgun sequence genome contains a region encoding:
- the LOC124172895 gene encoding regucalcin-like, which yields MWLLTTTPLALLLLLGPSSSPAVEATTSRSAYADCVVTPVTRAVELGEGPHWSHEEQALYFVDIKSSSINRLHVATGKQTSAPIGGASSVDFIVPVVGRPGAFLVAVDLSISEVQWDGEDVSSLTGRALVSVDADKPDNRFNDGKADPAGRLWGGTMGPEPEVGHVVPKQGSLYLFEGQGAALSSQAWLTGVDISNGLAWSADNDTMFYIDTGSNRVDALDYDAATGQIGARRPVFDLIQNNVTGHPDGMTIDRNGNLWVACFDGSQVIHVDPRTRQLLGRVSIPAERVTSVAFGGPQLDVLYVTTSRFGLTPEQLAKQPHAGSVFAVTGLGVSGLPGQSVAYSSV from the exons aTGTGGCTGCTGACCACCACCCCTCTCGCCCTGCTGCTTCTGCTGGGCCCGTCGTCATCTCCTGCAGTCGAGGCCACCACTAGTCGCAG CGCTTATGCCGACTGCGTGGTGACTCCGGTGACGAGGGCCGTGGAGCTGGGCGAAGGCCCGCATTGGTCCCACGAAGAACAGGCCCTCTACTTCGTGGACATCAAGTCCAGCAGCATCAACCGATTGCACGTGGCAACGGGCAAACAGACCAGCGCCCCCATCG GTGGAGCTTCGTCCGTGGACTTTATAGTGCCGGTGGTTGGCAGGCCTGGCGCCTTCCTCGTTGCTGTCGATCTCTCTATCAGCGAGGTCCAGTGGGACGGCGAGGACGTTAGTTCCCTGACTGGCCGGGCGCTCGTGTCTGTCGACGCTGACAAACCGGATAACCGGTTCAACGATGGCAAGGCAGATCCGGCGGGAAGACTATGGGGAG GCACAATGGGTCCGGAGCCTGAGGTGGGCCACGTGGTCCCCAAGCAGGGTTCCCTCTATTTGTTCGAGGGCCAAGGCGCGGCTCTGTCGTCGCAGGCGTGGCTAACCGGAGTAGACATCTCCAACGGCCTGGCGTGGAGCGCAGACAACGACACCATGTTCTACATCGACACGGGCTCGAACCGCGTGGACGCGCTCGACTACGACGCCGCCACCGGACAGATCG GTGCACGGCGCCCTGTGTTCGACCTGATACAGAACAATGTGACTGGACACCCAGATGGCATGACGATTGACCGCAACGGAAACCTCTGGGTGGCCTGCTTTGATGGATCACAG GTGATCCATGTGGACCCACGGACCCGCCAGCTGCTCGGGAGGGTCTCCATCCCGGCAGAGAGGGTCACTTCGGTGGCCTTTGGAGGGCCCCAACTGGACGTCCTGTACGTGACCACATCTCGCTTTGGGCTGACACCTGAGCAGCTGGCAAAACAGCCACATGCTGGAAGCGTCTTCGCTGTCACAGGCCTCGGGGTATCGGGACTCCCAGGACAGAGCGTGGCCTACAGCAGTGTGTGA